In Chitinophagaceae bacterium, the DNA window AATTATTGCCATTCCTCAACCTGGGGAAGTATATGATGCGAAGGTGAAATCAATTATGCCTTATGGCGCATTCGTTGAGTTTTTGCCAGGTAAAGAAGGTCTTCTTCACATTTCAGAAGTTTCAAACAAACGACTTGAAACAATGGAAGGAGTTATGAACGTAGGAGATATTATTAAAGTGAAACTTCTCGATGTGGATAAGAAAACAGGAAAATTCAAACTTTCAAGCAAGGCACTGATGGAAAATTCATCGCAGAATTGATTGATTTTCAGACATAAAGAAGCTGTTTTAAATAGCTTGGAAGCAGGAATCGGTAAAGTCGGTTCCTGCTTTTTTTATGAACATCCTTTAAGTCAAGCAACATTTCCTCAGGTCTTTCTGTCTTGAAAAGTCAGTTAATAGGCTATTTTTTGAAACTCTTTTGTCACCCGCTGGTCAAACATTGATTGCTGACTAAACTATGGCGAAGTTTTTGTTCGGTTTAGTTTTTTTTGTGCGTAAAATCAACTGCTATTCAGAACTAAAAGAATGTGCCCGTTGTATTTGTTCATGTTGTAAAATCATTTGACGATGAGACAGTTAAAAATTACCCAACAAATCACTGCTCGTGATAACGATTCTCTGGAGAAATATCTTCAGGAGATAGGAAAGATGAGCCTGATTACGCCGGAAGAAGAGGTTTCGCTTGCGAGGAAGATTAGAATGGGTGATCAGAGTGCTTTGGAAAAGATGACGAAGGCAAACCTTCGTTTCGTAGTGTCTGTCGCAAAACAATACCAACACCAGGGATTGTCTCTCAGCGATCTTATAAACGAAGGCAACATCGGACTGATCAAAGCGGCACAACGATTTGATGAATCAAAAGGATTTAAATTTATTTCCTATGCAGTTTGGTGGATCCGCCAGTCAATTTTGCAGGCATTGGTAGAGCAATCGAGAATGGTTCGTTTACCTCTCAACAAAGTGGGATCATTGAGCAAACTGAACAAAATCATGATACACTTTGAACAGCAACATGAAAGAGAGCCCAGTCATGATGAACTTGCAGACATCATGAATGTATCAGCCAAGGAAATTACTGAAATGATGAAAGGAGCAGGAAAACACCTTTCCATGGATGCTCCGATTAAAGAAAATGAAGAAGGCACCATGATAGAATTTTATCAGGATTCTGATTCTAAACCGGTGGATGAAGATTTGGCAAAGGAGTCGTTAAAGAAAGATATCAAACGAGTGCTTTCCACCATGAATAAACGGGACGCGGATATTGTAAGCTGCTTCTTTGGAGTAAATGGTGAATTGCCCATGAACCTGGATGAAATCGGACAGCGCTTCGGGTTAACCCGTGAACGCGTTCGCCAGATAAAGGAGAAGGCGATTCGCAGGTTGCGCAAGTTGAAGTCTGCCCGCACGCTCAGGACTTACCTTGGATAATAGATTTCAATAAGCAAATATTATTGTCGTAAAAAAAGAAGGGCCGCTATCGTTAGCGGCCCTTCTTTTTTTAGCATTTCTATTTTCAATCTAATAATTTCTTTAATCCGCTTTGTTCTTAAACAACTCCATCATTTTCCCACTCACACCCGTCAGCGAATAACCACCATCATGAAACAAGTTCTGCATGGTGATTTTTTTGGTTAAATCAGAAAACATGGTAACACAGTAGTCGGCACATTCATCGGCAGTTGCATTGCCCAGTGGTGACATCGCTTCCGCATAATTGAAAAAAATATCAAATCCAGCTACGCCGGAACCGGCGGTGGTGTAAGTAGGAGATTGAGAAATAGTATTCACACGCACTTTTTTCTTCACGCCATAATGATAACCCCAGCTTCGTGCAACCGATTCAAGCAATGCCTTGGCATCTGCCATATCGTTGTAATTAGGGAATACACGCTGAGCTGCAATATAGCTTAGCGCAAGCACAGAGGCATTTTCATTCAGTGCATCAAGCTGATAGAAACTTTGAATAATTTTATGCAGGGAAAGTGCAGAAATATCCATCGTCTTCAGCATGAATTCATGATTCAGTTCGGTGTAAGGTTTGTTCTTTCTCACATTCGGTGACATGCCGATAGAATGCAGTACAAAATCAATCGGTCCGCCATGAATTTCCAGCGTGCGTTGTACAAGTTTCGTCAGGTCTTCTACACTGGTAGCATCAGCGGGAATAATTTCGGCATTAACCGCGGTAGCCAATTCAGCTATTTTACCCATTCGCATAGCAATTGGCGCATTTGACAAGGTGAGTATTGCACCTTCTTCATGACAACGCATGGCAACTTTCCAGGCAATCGAACTTTCGTCCAATGCTCCGAAAATGAGTCCTTTCTTTCCTTTCAATAAGTTATACGGCATGGTAGCTGGTTTTAACAAATGTAATTATCAATTTGGAATTAGCTGAATTGAATTCGCAAATTGCTTAATTGTTGATTGGTTTAATGGTGGCAGCGAAGCCAATGGAGATGATCCGGTCAATTCAAAAGTTCGCGGGCACTTTCGAGGGCGGCAGGAGTCACTTTTTCTCCACTGATCATTTGCGCAATAGCTTTGATCTTTTCCTCCTGGTCGAGTGTGCGGATGCGGGTGAAGGTGCGATCAGCAGATGTTTCTTTGTAAACAAAATAATGCATGTTGGCTTTAGCAGCAATCTGTGGTAAGTGTGTGATACAAATTACCTGGTGATGTGTTGAAAGCTGTTTTAAAATGGCAGAAACTTTCATGGCTGTTTCTCCTGAAATACCGGTATCAATTTCATCAAAGATCAGCGTTGGTAGGGCAGTGGTAGCTGCAATCAATGATTTTATACAGAGCATCAGTCGGGATAATTCACCGCCCGAGGCAACTTTTCTAACCTCCTGAAATTCGCTGCCTTTGTTTGATGCAAAGAGAAAACGGAATTTATCGATACCGAAAACATTCAATTCACCGGCAGGTAATGATTCCTGTTGAATACTGATTTCCGCATGTGGCATCCCAACACTTTTGAGCATCTTATTTACTGCTTGCATCACCACGGGCATTTGCTTGTTTCTTTCGTTAGAGAGCAATAAGGCAAAAGCAAGCAGCTCTTTTTTATCAACCGCTAATTTTTTTTCAAGACTTTCTAATTCATCTGTATGAATGCTGATGGCCTGAATTCTTACTTCAAGTTCCGATGCTATCCGCAGTAATTCTGCAACCGAGTGTACACGATGCTTTTTTTCAAGCCGGTAAATGACATCTAAACGTTGGGTGATTTCCTGCAAGCGTTCAGGATCAACATTTAAAATGGACTGGCTGGATGCTATTTCATCTGAAATATCGTCCAACTCAATACGCGCACTTTCGAGGCGTGATATCAGCACTTCAGTTTGAGGAAAATATTTTTTTGCACTGCTCAGTAAGCTGATCACTTCTTTTAACTGGTACTTTATGGCGGTGTCGGTTTCCTGTAGTAAGTTATAGGCAGCTGCAAATAATTTTTTGATCTCTTCAGCATGTTCTAATTGTTTCAACTCCTGTTCAGCAGGTTCCTGTTCATTGTCTTTTAATGTTGCATTGGCAAGTTCCTTCAATTGAAAGGAGAGATAATCAAGTTCCTGTGTTTCACGCTGATGATGATCGCGCAAATGATTGGATCTTTTTAAGTTTTCCTGGTAAGCAAGAAAACGCATGCGGAATTCCTGCGTTGCACTTTCTTGTTTTGCCAGCGAATCCAGTATTGTAATTTGAAACTGCGTGGTGTTTAATTCATGAGATTCATGCTGGTTATGCATATCAACCAGTTGATCTCCCAACGATTTCATCACCGATAAATTAACGGGTGTATCATTGATGAATGCACGTGATTTACCGGCAGCCAGAACTTCCCTGCGCAGGATCAGTTGCTTTTCAAAATCAAGATCATTTTCATCGAAGAAAATTTTCAAATCCGGTGATAAAGATTCGAAAGTAGCTTCCACCACGCATTTTTTTTCTTTATCAAACAAAGCGGATGCATCAGCACGTTCGCCCAATATAAGTGACAATGCCTCAATTGCAATTGACTTGCCTGCACCTGTTTCACCTGTAATGACAGTGAGTTGGTCTGAAAACAAAAGTTCCAGTTGTTCGATGATGACATAATTGCGAATGGATAATTTACGCAGCATAAATCAAAGTTAATTTGGTACAATGATACTTAGGTATTTTGAATATTGATCTTTTCAACATGTCACGGGAAATTGAAAGTGCCGTAGTAAATGAGTTCTTACCTCAGCGGATTTTTTCAAAAATAGTCTTACCTAATAATGAATAAAAGACGATTGATTATTCAACAGTGACCAATATTAATTAGATTTCATAATTGCCTGGTACTTGGATGAGTTGGATGCATCAAGTTTGGAAAGTACCTGCACCGCATTTGCTTTTTCCTGCGGGGTGGCCTTTGAATAGATATTGACCAGTTCATCAGATTTTGCCTGGAGCAGCACTAGCATGATCATGGAGTTAGGAGCATTGTCGCTGGTTTTGCTCAACAGAGTAAGACAATTATCGATCGCCTTTCTTCCCTGATCGGTATTTTCAAACATCTTATCGAGACCTTCCCGGTGATATTTATAAAGCACTTCCCGGACATCCGCGAACTTTGTATCAAGAAGATTAGTAATGAGCCAGTATCGGTTACGAAGCGATTCGTATGATTTCCAGCCTGGTTCAGAACTGGATTGCGCTGCATTCACGATACTTTGGGCTTTCTGATAATAAGGTGTTCCGGCTGAAGGCGAAAATGAATCGTAATCAAAGCCAATAATAGTATAAGCATAATAAGCAAGTACTGATGTCAGGTTCGAGAGATAGTTGTTCTCATTAAATTCCAAAGGCTGATATTCAGTATACTGAATCTGAAAATCTTTGTCAACCCATTTCAAGAGTGTTGAATTATATCCGGCGCTGTATATCGGACGATTGCTCTGTACAGAAATTTGCGCACCGAATTTATCAGATGAAATTTCCTGCGTTATATTAATCAGGATGCTGCATTCTATTCTTTCAGTGGCTGAGAAATTATCATTGGTCCATTTACGATTGTTCATAAATTCATAAACAGACTTCTGAAGTGTTT includes these proteins:
- a CDS encoding SDR family oxidoreductase — its product is MPYNLLKGKKGLIFGALDESSIAWKVAMRCHEEGAILTLSNAPIAMRMGKIAELATAVNAEIIPADATSVEDLTKLVQRTLEIHGGPIDFVLHSIGMSPNVRKNKPYTELNHEFMLKTMDISALSLHKIIQSFYQLDALNENASVLALSYIAAQRVFPNYNDMADAKALLESVARSWGYHYGVKKKVRVNTISQSPTYTTAGSGVAGFDIFFNYAEAMSPLGNATADECADYCVTMFSDLTKKITMQNLFHDGGYSLTGVSGKMMELFKNKAD
- a CDS encoding sigma-70 family RNA polymerase sigma factor — encoded protein: MRQLKITQQITARDNDSLEKYLQEIGKMSLITPEEEVSLARKIRMGDQSALEKMTKANLRFVVSVAKQYQHQGLSLSDLINEGNIGLIKAAQRFDESKGFKFISYAVWWIRQSILQALVEQSRMVRLPLNKVGSLSKLNKIMIHFEQQHEREPSHDELADIMNVSAKEITEMMKGAGKHLSMDAPIKENEEGTMIEFYQDSDSKPVDEDLAKESLKKDIKRVLSTMNKRDADIVSCFFGVNGELPMNLDEIGQRFGLTRERVRQIKEKAIRRLRKLKSARTLRTYLG
- a CDS encoding DUF4835 family protein; protein product: MKKYLFVFIILCCTAFCRAQELNCTVKVITAQLQTADPKIFQTLQKSVYEFMNNRKWTNDNFSATERIECSILINITQEISSDKFGAQISVQSNRPIYSAGYNSTLLKWVDKDFQIQYTEYQPLEFNENNYLSNLTSVLAYYAYTIIGFDYDSFSPSAGTPYYQKAQSIVNAAQSSSEPGWKSYESLRNRYWLITNLLDTKFADVREVLYKYHREGLDKMFENTDQGRKAIDNCLTLLSKTSDNAPNSMIMLVLLQAKSDELVNIYSKATPQEKANAVQVLSKLDASNSSKYQAIMKSN
- the recN gene encoding DNA repair protein RecN; protein product: MLRKLSIRNYVIIEQLELLFSDQLTVITGETGAGKSIAIEALSLILGERADASALFDKEKKCVVEATFESLSPDLKIFFDENDLDFEKQLILRREVLAAGKSRAFINDTPVNLSVMKSLGDQLVDMHNQHESHELNTTQFQITILDSLAKQESATQEFRMRFLAYQENLKRSNHLRDHHQRETQELDYLSFQLKELANATLKDNEQEPAEQELKQLEHAEEIKKLFAAAYNLLQETDTAIKYQLKEVISLLSSAKKYFPQTEVLISRLESARIELDDISDEIASSQSILNVDPERLQEITQRLDVIYRLEKKHRVHSVAELLRIASELEVRIQAISIHTDELESLEKKLAVDKKELLAFALLLSNERNKQMPVVMQAVNKMLKSVGMPHAEISIQQESLPAGELNVFGIDKFRFLFASNKGSEFQEVRKVASGGELSRLMLCIKSLIAATTALPTLIFDEIDTGISGETAMKVSAILKQLSTHHQVICITHLPQIAAKANMHYFVYKETSADRTFTRIRTLDQEEKIKAIAQMISGEKVTPAALESARELLN